A DNA window from Arachis hypogaea cultivar Tifrunner chromosome 18, arahy.Tifrunner.gnm2.J5K5, whole genome shotgun sequence contains the following coding sequences:
- the LOC112772323 gene encoding protein MAINTENANCE OF PSII UNDER HIGH LIGHT 1: MASALQANVAANTCTFSAARSFFSLKNQRAYHRRSSCLFIVRASSSDDSDCNDEECAPDKEVGKVSMEWLAGEKTRVVGTYPPRKQGWTGYVEKDTAGQTNIYSVEPAVYVAESAISSGNAGSSSDGAENTAAIAAGLALISVAAASSILLQVGKNSPPQVQTLQYSGPSLSYYINKFKPPESVQASAPAKIEVSSPSEPVQPESSPEVFSEVQVEPEVLKESSSENTVS, encoded by the exons ATGGCTTCTGCATTGCAAGCAAATGTTGCTGCAAACACGTGCACGTTTTCTGCTGCCAGAAGCTTCTTCTCTTTGAAGAACCAAAGAGCTTATCACAGGCGAAGTTCTTGCTTGTTCATAGTGAGAGCTTCTTCATCTGATGACTCTGATTGCAATGATGAAGAGTGTGCTCCTGATAAGGAA GTTGGAAAGGTCAGTATGGAATGGTTAGCAGGGGAGAAGACTAGAGTAGTGGGTACGTACCCTCCTCGGAAGCAAGGCTGGACTGGCTATGTTGAGAAGGACACTGCTGGGCAGACAAACATATATTCTGTTGAG CCAGCAGTTTATGTGGCAGAAAGTGCAATAAGTTCAGGAAATGCAGGCTCTTCTTCTGACGGAGCCGAAAACACAGCAGCAATTGCTGCAGGCCTTGCCCTGATTTCAGTTGCTGCAGCATCATCCATATTGCTCCAAGTTGGTAAGAATAGTCCACCACAGGTGCAGACACTGCAATACTCTGGACCATCACTTAGTTACTACATCAACAAGTTCAAGCCACCGGAAAGTGTTCAAGCATCGGCACCTGCCAAGATTGAAGTATCATCGCCATCAGAACCTGTCCAACCTGAAAGTTCGCCAGAAGTATTTTCTGAAGTTCAGGTTGAACCTGAAGTTCTAAAAGAGTCCTCAAGTGAGAACACTGTGTCATAG
- the LOC112769086 gene encoding probable choline kinase 2 isoform X1: MGATNEDFYAKSPINKVDYLPREAKEILKSLASKWKNVLDPNAMEVINLKGAMTNEVFKVKWQTPTGETSQRVLVRMYGEGTEIFFNRDDEIRAFECISKSGYGPRLLGRFANGRIEEFINARTLLASDLRDPSISALIAIKMKEFHDLNMPGPKKVHLWDVLRKWLVEARKLASPEEVKMFHLDAMDNEISLLEERLSTTHQKIGFCHNDLQYGNIMIDEETKSLTLIDYEYASYNPIAYDIANHFCEMAANYHTETPHILDYSKYPDLEERRLFVETYLRSSGEEQIDSKVEQLLDDIENFTLANHLFWGFWGIISEHVNSIDFDYKEYANQRFQDYWLRKQYLMSSPASSHDLSAKEEALTPTMKATPTKKSNGLGKLKKMFSVNKSK; encoded by the exons ATGGGAGCAACAAATGAAGATTTTTATGCGAAAAGCCCTATAAACAAGGTAGATTATCTTCCTAGAGAGGCAAAAGAAATATTGAAATCATTGGCAAGTAAATGGAAGAATGTACTTGACCCAAATGCAATGGAGGTTATCAATCTGAAAGGGGCAATGACAAATGAGGTTTTCAAAGTCAAATGGCAAACACCAACTGGGGAAACTTCACAAAGGGTTCTCGTTAGAATGTATGGCGAGGGCACCGAAATTTTCTTTAACCGAGATGATGAGATTCGAGCATTCGAATGCATATCCAAATCTGGATATGGCCCTCGTTTGCTTGGCAGGTTTGCAAATGGCCGAattgaagaattcatcaatgcccgg ACATTATTAGCATCAGATCTACGAGATCCATCTATTTCTGCTCTTATAGCTATCAAGATGAAAGAGTTCCATGATCTTAACATGCCAGGACCAAAGAAGGTTCACCTTTGGGATGTATTGCG gAAGTGGCTTGTTGAAGCAAGGAAACTAGCTTCCCCTGAAGAAGTTAAAATGTTTCATTTGGATGCAATGGACAACGAAATTTCACTTTTGGAAGAGAGATTATCAACTACTCACCAAAAAATAGGGTTTTGCCACAATGATCTACAATATGGTAACATAATGATTGATGAAGAGACCAAATCCTTGACTTTAATA gattatgaataTGCAAGTTATAATCCTATAGCATATGATATAGCAAACCACTTTTGTGAGATGGCTGCAAACTATCATACAGAAACCCCTCATATTCTTGATTACAGTAAATATCCTG aTTTGGAAGAACGTAGATTATTCGTTGAAACGTATTTGAGATCTTCAG GTGAAGAACAAATTGATAGCAAAGTGGAGCAACTACTTGATGATATTGAGAACTTTACACTTGCAAATCATCTATTCTGGGGATTTTGGGGAATAATTTCG GAGCATGTAAATAGTATTGACTTTGACTATAAAGAATATGCAAATCAACGGTTTCAAGACTATTGGTTGAGGAAACAATACCTTATGAGTTCTCCTGCATCATCCCATGATTTATCTGCTAAAG agGAAGCATTAACGCCAACTATGAAAGCAACcccaacaaaaaaatcaaatggaCTTGGAAAGTTGAAGAAAATGTTTAGTGTTAACAAGTCAAAATAA
- the LOC112769086 gene encoding probable choline kinase 2 isoform X2, whose product MGATNEDFYAKSPINKVDYLPREAKEILKSLASKWKNVLDPNAMEVINLKGAMTNEVFKVKWQTPTGETSQRVLVRMYGEGTEIFFNRDDEIRAFECISKSGYGPRLLGRFANGRIEEFINARTLLASDLRDPSISALIAIKMKEFHDLNMPGPKKVHLWDVLRKWLVEARKLASPEEVKMFHLDAMDNEISLLEERLSTTHQKIGFCHNDLQYGNIMIDEETKSLTLIDYEYASYNPIAYDIANHFCEMAANYHTETPHILDYSKYPDLEERRLFVETYLRSSGEEQIDSKVEQLLDDIENFTLANHLFWGFWGIISEHVNSIDFDYKEYANQRFQDYWLRKQYLMSSPASSHDLSAKGKRKH is encoded by the exons ATGGGAGCAACAAATGAAGATTTTTATGCGAAAAGCCCTATAAACAAGGTAGATTATCTTCCTAGAGAGGCAAAAGAAATATTGAAATCATTGGCAAGTAAATGGAAGAATGTACTTGACCCAAATGCAATGGAGGTTATCAATCTGAAAGGGGCAATGACAAATGAGGTTTTCAAAGTCAAATGGCAAACACCAACTGGGGAAACTTCACAAAGGGTTCTCGTTAGAATGTATGGCGAGGGCACCGAAATTTTCTTTAACCGAGATGATGAGATTCGAGCATTCGAATGCATATCCAAATCTGGATATGGCCCTCGTTTGCTTGGCAGGTTTGCAAATGGCCGAattgaagaattcatcaatgcccgg ACATTATTAGCATCAGATCTACGAGATCCATCTATTTCTGCTCTTATAGCTATCAAGATGAAAGAGTTCCATGATCTTAACATGCCAGGACCAAAGAAGGTTCACCTTTGGGATGTATTGCG gAAGTGGCTTGTTGAAGCAAGGAAACTAGCTTCCCCTGAAGAAGTTAAAATGTTTCATTTGGATGCAATGGACAACGAAATTTCACTTTTGGAAGAGAGATTATCAACTACTCACCAAAAAATAGGGTTTTGCCACAATGATCTACAATATGGTAACATAATGATTGATGAAGAGACCAAATCCTTGACTTTAATA gattatgaataTGCAAGTTATAATCCTATAGCATATGATATAGCAAACCACTTTTGTGAGATGGCTGCAAACTATCATACAGAAACCCCTCATATTCTTGATTACAGTAAATATCCTG aTTTGGAAGAACGTAGATTATTCGTTGAAACGTATTTGAGATCTTCAG GTGAAGAACAAATTGATAGCAAAGTGGAGCAACTACTTGATGATATTGAGAACTTTACACTTGCAAATCATCTATTCTGGGGATTTTGGGGAATAATTTCG GAGCATGTAAATAGTATTGACTTTGACTATAAAGAATATGCAAATCAACGGTTTCAAGACTATTGGTTGAGGAAACAATACCTTATGAGTTCTCCTGCATCATCCCATGATTTATCTGCTAAAGGTAAG agGAAGCATTAA